GTCTGATACACACTTTGTGAAATCATGGTTGCTTCATCCAGATGCACCTGCAGTTGAGCCACCAGAAGCGGTGAAAGCTAAACTTCGCAAGTTGGATAACGCATTTGAAAAGTCGGTTTTAGTTGAACAATACGGCAGTTAAAGCAATATATAATTTATAAATAAGCAGATGATAAATAAAAAAAGGCTGTTTTCTCCGTATGGAATAATATTACGGAGGAAACAGCCTTTTTGGTGTAACACCACAGGTTGCATGAGTCTGTGGTGATTTGTATTATACGGTAGCGCTTACAGCTTGCCGGAACCGGCTTGGGAAGTGACCTCTGCCTTCACGCTGGCGGATGGGGAAATTTTATCGTTCAAGGATGGCTTCCAGCCTACAGAGGAGCTAAGACCCGCGCTGGAGCCTGCGTTTACGGCCTGTCCATTCAGAAGTGTGCCAGTATCTGACAAGGCAGTCCCACCAAAAACAGTCACAATTTTGCCTGCGGATAGTCCCGCAACGTCAATGACATTGTTTTCAGCAAAGATTTTGGAGGATTTGCCTGCGCCCCATATATACAGCGTAGGGTATTCAGAGCGTTTTACATCACCTGTATAGTAATTGTTATAGAGATGGACTTGTCCATAACGTACGCGCGGTGTGCGTTGTACTGTATTCTCATAATAATTGTGATGCAGGGTTACACGTAAAGCCCCTTCATCTGCTGTTTTGCTGTCGCTGTTGCCGATAATGGATGTTTTGTCATGATCGTAAAAGTGATTGTATGAAACGGTAACCAGATCACCCTGGTTAATCACATCGAGCAGTCCATCATGATGTTGGTATTCTTGACCGTAGAAGGTGCCGTTTCCGCTATCGGGGTGAGCCCCGTCATTGAACGTATTGTGATCCACCCATACATGCGTAGCTCCGTTAATGGTAATGCTGTCATATTCTGAATTCCAGTTGCCTGTACTGCCGTCAGTTGGGTCCCACTGCGGGAAATAATCGTAGGCATCCTGAAACTCAATATTACGGATAATGACGTTGTCTGTACCCTTTTTCAGTTGGAAGTTTGCACCATTAATGATAGCATTGTTGCCCAGACCGACAATCGTTGTATTGGATGGGATTTCAATAACGGTACGACTAGCTTGATTCTTCTGTGATGCCTTACGTGCGTCTTCCAATGTACCAGAAGGAACCTTTTTACCCCATGTAGACGGATCATACGCCTTGAGATACGCATTGAAATCATACTTAGGGTCTTTGTAATCGTTCAATCCTAGCGCTTTATTATTGTCATCGACATTGGCATTGATTGTACCTTTGACATAAATAATTTTAGGTGTAGTGTTGCTGCTTTTGCCTAACGCATCGACAAGTTGTTTGCGGTTCGTTACGGTGAAAGTATTGGAGGAAGTAGCAGTAGCTCCACCTGTCGTGCCTGTAGAAAAGGCGGCCCAACCGTTTTTGCTGCCAAGTGTCTCCTTGCCAATATCGCTTGCTGCATGAGCAGGTGCACCCATAGGAGCCAGAGTAGCGAACAATAACACGGCTGCGATTCCGAGTGAACATCTCTTTTTCATAAAATACCTCCGTATATTGGATAAATGGAGTAGACGAACGAGGGAGTCCCGGGTGCTCCTGTAGTTTCTACATGTTCTATCATACTTTGTGTACCAGTATTTGTTAATATAATAAAAGTTACATACTAAAATTTTTGTCGAATTTTTAAATAATTCAATAGAGACCTTCTTTTTCCAATCAAAATGCATATATATAAATGAAAACGTTAACAATCATAGGAAATGGGAATTGTATATATGATTATATGGAGTTATTTCAGTGAATAAAGATAAAATAGTTTTTCTAATAATGTTAACGATTCCAAGTCAAAAAGTGATGAAAAATGACAGGAGAATTATGGATTTTTGTAGTATCCTCAGGTACAATGCTTGTAATAAAGCTGAGGAGGAATCGGCATCATGGCAGAGGATTTAGCAAATGTATTGAAGTTGTTGAAGCAAAAAGAGTGGGTGGACTTGTCCCATGCCTTTTATCCTGAAATTCCCCATTTTCCGGTTTTTGATAACGTTCAGGTGGATACCTTGTTTACCCACGACGATGGCTTTTTTGTAAAACAATACTGCTTTCCAGGGCAGTATGGAACTCATATTGACGCTCCCGTTCATTTTGTGAAGGGGAAACGTTATTTACATGAGCTTTCGTTGAAGGAACTGGTTTTACCGCTGGTTGTCATTGACCGTTCAGCAGCCGTTGCAGCCAATTCCGACTATGAGCTTACGGTCGCGGATATTCTGGATTTTGAAAAAGAGCACGGACGTATTGCCGAACAGTCCTTTGCCGCCTTTCGCAGTGATTGGAGCAAGCGCTGGCCTAATCCAGATGCCTTCTCGAACAAGGACAATGCCGGAGATGCACACTGCCCAGGCTGGTCGCTGGATGCGCTGCGCTTTTTGGTAGAAGAACGGAATGTTGCTGCTATCGGGCATGAAACACTGGATACGGACTCCTCTGTAGCTTATCGAAAAGCGGGCAAACTGGTAGGGGAATATTACATATTGGAGCAGGATCGATATCAAGTTGAGGTGCTGACAAATTTGGACAAGCTGCCTCCGACGGGCGCAATCATTTATAATATCGTTCCGAGCATTCAGGATTCACCCGGTTTTCCGGTGCGCTCCTTTGCTATTTTGCCTTAATCTTGAGCTTAAAAGACCGATTCAGATATCGACATCTGAATCGGTCTTTTTCTAGCGTATACGGGGTAGTGTACAGCGTGAATGACCATTCAGTCCGGCTTGGTTCAAAATCATTGAAACGCCTTATGTGATAATCGTTACAGTAGGGGCCGAGATGGTAGGCTGAGTGGTGATAGTAGAGGTTGTACCGCTAAAATCTGCTATTTCTATAACAACCGGGACACCTGGTGTAATATCTACGGAGGCAATGACCAGACTTGCTGTGGAGAGGGTGAATAAGGAGCTCTGCTGAATGACTCCGTTAATATAATAATTAGAAGAATCTGTGGCTGTTAATGCCGGTAAAGCAACCACGGGAGCATCGGCGTCATCTACGAAGCTGGCAGCAGGAACAGTTGTTTCTGTTGCTCCGATCATCCCGGCTGTAATGGTTGCAAAAAAACGGGTAGTTGCTGGGGTTATGGTCGTGGTTATAGCACCCCCCGTTGACACTGGAGCCGTGGCTACTGCTGTAAATACAGGTTTTATGATTGGCATAGTTCTCATCTCCTTTCTTTACTGGTATGTGGTATGAGCCATTCGCTGGCTCTTAATCAATAAATGATTTTTCAACCTATTCGGAAACGGCATATGAACCTTTCTATTAATAATAGGGTAAATGGAGAAGGTCCTATTTTACTGCACAAAAAATGAAAGCGAATACTTGGAATCTGCATATTACAAATGCCTAAGACTCTAATGAGAGATGTGCATACAATACATAAGCATGAGAGGAGGAGGTGTATACGGCTGGTATGAGGAGACGTGATGCATTACTAAGAAGGCAAGGAAAGAGAACAGTACATTGCAAGATCAACAAACGAAAAAAGTGTAAGCCCAGGTATCCATTCAAAGGTAAAACAAAAACGGGGTTGCATGCCCCAAAGCATCCAAAGCTAATTATTGTACAACGGCGCTTCAGAAATACTCCTGCTAAACGGAAGAGGATGGAGCATACAGGAAAGCAAGGTATGCCCTGTTCAGCAGGTCTTCCAGGTGAAGCCGGGGTGCCAGGAGCGCCAGGAGTGCCAGGAGTGCCGGGAGTGCCAGGAGTACCAGGAATACGGGGCCCTGCAGGAACACAGGGAGCACCGGGAGTGCCCGGTCCAACTGGAGCTCAAGGTAGTGCAGGCGCAACAGGTGCACCCGGTCCTACCGGAGCACAGGGCGTAATCGGTCCTACTGGAGCCCAAGGTATAACGGGTCCAACCGGTCCGGCACCTGACATCTCCAATATTGAAATTGTCCCTACGGCTGAGCGGTATTTTTATTTTACTCCTGATCCGATTGAATCTTCAGTCACGATTATGGCGGATCAATTTTCTGTAGATGGTGTGCAGGGAGCTTCTCAGAGGTTTCATGTCGGAAGCAATAGTTATGCTAATCTGTATATTAACGGAATGTTACAAGAAAGAACGTTGTTCAGCTTGACACCTTCATCGCTGACGATTCACCTCGGCGAAGGGGAGACAATTTCCTCCGGCACACCTATTATTGTGGAAATTGTTCAATTTAGTGTGCGATACAGTGCATGACATCGCTCGCGATAAATACTTCAAGTGATGGGCATTATTTTAAAACCAAAAATGGTTATAGGGTGCAGGTCCTTCAATACGAACACCGAGTTGTTCGGCTGCCTGTCTGGGCCAGAATGGATTACGCAGCAGTTCCCGGCCTACCGCAACCAGATCCGCCCGACCATTACGCAAAATTTCCTTGGCTTGAGTACCGTGAGTAATCAAGCCTACGGCTGCGGTAGCTATACCAGCAGTCTGACGAAATTCAATGACATCTATTCCAGCTTGCGAAGCCCGTACAGCGGCATCTCTGAAGGCAAGCACAAGATTATGGATTTCTTCTAAAGACAGTGCGGAGGTCGCCCGTTCGCGGTGAGGCAAACCAGAGGCGGATACAGCTGTTTCTTGAGGCAACGAGCCCTTGCGTCCGACATGCCAAAGCTGGAGACCGACTTTAGAGCCTTGGTCATGAATGGCTTGCACCACTTTTTGCAGCGGGGAAATGTGCTCGTCGCTCCATATGCCAAGGCTGCCTGAATCTTTTCCCTGCTGGGTGACTGCATGCACTTCAAGCATGATTAGCCCCACTTGTCCTAGCGCCCGAGCGCCGTAATGCAGCGTATGCCAACCGGTTGCTTTTCCGTCTTCTGCCGCTGAGACGGTACCCATGGGAGACATCATAATCCGATTTTTTAGCTCTACATCGCGTATTTGAAGTGGTTGAAACAGTAAGCTCTATTGGGTTCACTCCTTTTTATTAACGGTTCAGAACGCCCGCCTTATTCGGTTACATATGTATTTTATAGGAATAAAATGAGGCAATACACGTATCATTTAACGTATTCATGAACATTCACTTATAAAAACATGGTATTTTAGGTTTATTACGATGGATTTTAAATTAAGCACATAGACAGGATGAGCATGCATAAACATGACTTGCATTTTAGTTAGTATTAACTTACTATAATTTTATGAACAAGAAAACACATGTAGACAGCAAAAAGAAAGATATTCTGCAGGCAGCGATGTGCTTATTTGCAACCAAAGGGATTGACGGGATTTCAGTCAAAGAGATTGGAGAGGCTGCCGGTGTGACGGATGCCGCGATTTATAAGCATTTTAAGAGTAAAGATGCAATGGCCTTGGAGGTATTTGGGCAATATTGTAATAGCTACACCACCTTAATTGACTTCTATCGCAAGCAGAGTGGGAGCTTCGTCAGCCGTTTCCATCAACTGGTGGATGAAGTGCTGAATATGCATGATGAGGACCAGTATGGATTGCTTCTACTATCACAGCATCATGAGCTGTATGTTGAAGCAAGCCAGAGCCAGAATGTGCGTCAGCCGCTGGAGGCGTTGACTGAATTCATCGAACAGGGGATTCAACAAGGTGAACTGCCGAAGCAGGATGTTCAGCTATCCGGTGTGCTCATCATTGGAGCCATTACACGCTTGTCCGTGTCCAGCCTGGAAGGGGAACTTCCACAGCTACTGGCTCCATTGGCAGCAGAGGTCAAACAACGTTTAACTGCTTTATTAAGTAAAGGTCAGTAATGACCTTTTCTTTTTAAATATAAAGTTAGTGTTTTCTAACTAAAGTCATAATATGAAGGTAGGAAGTGGCTTATATGTCTAAAAAAATATTGGTGATTCAAGGGAATCCGGTCGATGGTAGTTATGGAGAAGCGCTGGCTCAATCCTATGTAAAAGGAGCGAAGGCTGCAGGAGCAGAGGTTCGTTTGTTGCAGCTATCCGTGTTGGACTTTAATCCAAATCTATTAGGTGGATATCGTAATAAATTGCCGTTGGAACCTGATTTGATCCAAGCACAGGAGTCGATTAAATGGGCAGAACATCTCGTTTTTGTCTTTCCAATCTGGTGGGGCAGCTTGCCTGCATTAATGAAAGGATTCATTGACCGTACCTTTATGCCGGGGTTTGCGTTTAAGTATCAAAAAGGAAAACCCCTGCCTGACAAGCTTCTAAAAGGAAGAACAGCCCGCCTCATTACAACGATGGACGGTCCGCACTGGTACTATCGATTTTTCCAGGGACAGCCTGGGCATCGGATGATGAAGGATTCCACACTACATTTATGCGGTGTCAAGCCAGTGCGTTCTACGACCATTGATCTTATGAATAAGAGGACAGATCAACAGCGTAACGAATGGCTGAGCAAGGTTGAGCAGCTAGGACGAAGCATGAGCTAGGTTTTCGCCATCTCAATAGCAAACACGCTGATCCATTAACATATAGAGGACATTCGGAAAATTACATTCTAAGAGGATAGAAATGAGGCACAGAAAAATGGAACCAATCATAAATCATGAATGGGATCTAGATGAAAAAGAAGCGGTGAAATTACAGCAGGAGTTATCTTTAAAAGTTACAAAAGAAGATCGATTCCCTGAAATTCAATATGTTGCTGGGGTAGACGTGGCATACAGTGAACAAAGTGATCTCTTAGTTGCGGCCATCGTGATTTTAGATGCTAGCTCATTACAAGTAGTGGAATCCATAGTGGTTGAAGATGCTGTCTATTTTCCCTACATCCCCGGATTGTTTTCATTCAGGGAGCTGCCGCCTATAGTAAAAGCATTGAAGCAAATCAAGACCTTTCCCCAGCTGGTGGTCTGTGATGGACAAGGAATTGCCCATCCTAGACGATTCGGATTAGCCAGTCATTTAGGTGTTATATTTGATATTCCTACAATTGGATGTGGTAAAACGAGGCTATGGGGTGAATTCGAAGAGCCATCTCGAGAACGAGGGGCATGTTCGTTATTAATGGATCATGAGGAGATTATCGGCGGGGCGTTAAGAACCCAGGACAACATTAAACCTTTGTTTGTATCTGTAGGGCATCGTATTTCATTAGAAACGGCCTGCAACTGGATATTAAAGCTTTGTCCACAATATCGCTTACCTGAGACCACTCGACAAGCTGATCAGCTTGTGAGAAAAGCTTTATCACAAATAAACCAGGGGAGTATCTGATCATAATCGCTCTACATAAGGGAAAACACCACAGTGGAGCAACTAGCTCGCATTGTGGTGTTTGGAATAGCTCATGTTTTGCAATCAACGTTATATAAATATCGATGCAACGATTAAAATAAATCCGATCGCTAGACCGGCAGGGCCCCAATAATGCATAGGGATAAAAAACAGACTGTGCTGGGTTCCCATTCGATAGCGTTGTCCTGTTTCCATATCAACGAGCACCTTGTCCGAGTCGGCGTTAAGTGCTTTACCCAAATACCAGATAATAACTCCCGACACAATGAACACAAAAGCCATCGGCAGCCGGGAATCTATGGAGTCAAGCCCAAGAGCGGATACTAAACTGCCGACAATAACGAATAAAATTCCTGGAATAATGATATTTAAAATACCAAAGCCCTTCCAAATAATCACATGAAAACTTCCTTCCTAATTATGTTTACGTTCATGGTGAGTCTCTCGTCGAAATGATTTTCACATCCAACATATGTATTTATCGGTTAAAAGAGAGATTTAGTTTACAATATGACCCATTCATTAGGGAATTTACAATGTGTAAAACTGGAAAATGGAAAAAGCCGTTTCTCCACCTTTTCGTAGTTCCAGCACAAACTGGACTGAAGGAGGGAAATCAGCTTTTTTAATAATCGGATTGAAGTCCTGTGCCTATTCAGCTGCTGCCTTCGCTTGCTCCGCTACGAAAACAACAGGCTTCATAATCCGGCTCAGCATATCCTGCTTTGGACGATTCCAGGTAACCCAGTCATCCAGCAGCAGACCGCCTGTGTCACCGCTATTCGGATTCAGGGACCAATACGTAAAGTACAGGTTGTTGGCACCAATATAGTCTACGAGTACATTTTGCCATTTACCCTCAGGGGAAGACGAATCGACATTGCGACCGCCGAATTCACCAACCAGCACTGGAGCTATGTTTTGCTTACTGATGTAGCCCCAGGTTTGATCCCAAATTGCTGGCAGGTTGGACGGGAAGGTCGTGTCGTTGAACCATGGCTGCGAAGACACACCAGGACCATAGTCATGTGGTGAATATACGACACGGTTCGGCACGTCCAGTACGACAGGATAATTAGCCACACCTGTCAGGTTGCCGCCCCACCAATATTGGCTGTTGTTGCCTTGTACATTATGGTCCACACCTTCTACGAGAATCAGCCAATTTGGATTCACGGACAGAATGGCATTCCCTGCACGCTGCGCTGCGAGACGCCAGTCTGTGGAGACATCGCCTGTTCCCCAGCTTGCCTGACCGTGTGGCTCGTTGTGTAAATCTGCACCGATGACGGTAGGATTGTTTTTATAACGTTCAGCTAACATCTTCCAGTCGCTGATCCAGCGGGACTCAGGGTACTGAGAGGTATACCATAGCTCGGATTGTCCACCTGAGCCTGGGCGGTGACGGTCAAGGATAATCTGAATACCGCGTTGTCCAGCTTTTTCGATCAGCTTGTCCATAATTTGAATCGGAGTCAATCCGACCAGATCAGGATTTTTGTAGTAATCAATACTGTCAGCACGGGAGCTGGAATCAAATAACTGATTGCTGTAAGGCAGACGGATGAGATTATAGCCTTCCTTTTTCACCTGATCCAGCATGTCGTCCATTGAGCGGCTCCACAGTCCATGCAAGGTGTAATTAGGGGTTTCCAGGCCGAACCAGTTCAGACCGTTAAATGCGGCCTCTTTCCCGGATTCATCTACAATCTTGTTTCCTTGGGTGTGATAATATCCTTTCACGCTGGCTGCATCTGCCGAAGGTGGAGTGTACCCATACAGTGTAAGGCCCATGACGAGAGAGGCAATGACGAAAAATGTTTTTTTGAACCCTTTTTTCTTCATGATTCTTGCTTCCTCCTTTATATAAATGATATTGTAACCGATTACATTTTCATTTTATGTTCAAATCTTCCATCAAACAAGTTCATAAAATTCGTATATTTTTAAGATTTTGTTCGAAATTATTAGATTTGCAACAAGGTATATTTAGGTTAGGAGTCCAGCATTTATGGGGTAGGGGTATATTTATTTGTCTCTTCACTTGATTCTGTTCATGAGCTTTGCCGCTACAGCCGTTATGAAAGGTCTGGGTCTCAGTTCGCTGACTACAATCATCGTTGGTTCTTGGGTCATTGGTAGCTACATGGCGGTGTTCCTTACCTGCTCCGGAATGCCAGCAAAAATATTATCAAATCGGATGAGTATACAATTGCTCATGCTTCCATGACTTCTTACATTCTCGGTACCTATCTAGGAAAAGTTTTAGGCAATCGTGAACATGACACCGAAAATGTAAAAATAAATGACCGCATCAGTTTTTTGCGTGATCCCAATGTGGCAACGACCTTGACGATGCTGGTGCTTTTGCTGGTATCTGGACTGGTTGCTGGTTCTGATTATGTCAGCAAATTATCTGACAGCAAAGAATACCTCGTCTTTATCCTCGAACAATCAGCTATTTTTGCTGCCGGCTTGTATATCGCAAAAGCAGGTGTTAAGCTGTTCACGACTGAAATTGTACCCGCTTTCAAAGGCTTCTCCCAAGTGTTTGCACCTGGAGCAATCCCTGGGGTAGATGTTCTGGTACTGTTCGACAAATCACCTAATTCCGCGTTGGTAGGCTTCTTGGTCAGCTTTTTCACAGGTGTTGCCTGCGTCTTTCTTTTCCCGCTTATCGGACTGCCTGTTATTGTACCGGGGATCATGGCCTGTTTTCTCGCTGGCGGTGCAGCCGCGATATTTGGCAATTCTAGCGGTGGTTTTAGAGGAGCAGTCATTTCCAGTTGTCTTAATGGATTTTTGCTCTGTCTGCTGCCGGCTCTCACCTTACCGCTCTTTTCTTTTTTGGGTGCCGAAGGAGTGACATTCGCCGATCCCGACTTTACTACCCTTTCCGGATTACTTTGGCTTATTTTCCGCTGGTTTTAAACTAAACCGATTTATGAATCTTTAAAAATAACTCATCTAAATAAAATGGGTTCTAAATGAGGAGGAATGATTCATGTTTTTTAATGACCAAGATATTCTAATGGATACAGTAGACAGTAATACAACCCGGAAAGTGTTGGCCCACAGTGACCAGTTGATGTATGTCAAAGTGATGTTTGCTAAAGCTCAAACTGGGGAAATCCTGTTGCATAAGCATGTCCATGAACAGGTCACTTATGTATTGAAGGGAAGCTTTAAGTTCATGATCGATCAGGGCGAAACAAAGGATGTGCAGATTGTTAAAGAAGGAGACAGCATTCATTTTCCATCTGACACTCTTCATGGCTGCATCCCGCTGGAGGATGACGGAATTCTGCTAGATGCATTTACACCAGCACGTGCGGACTTCTTATAAATCTCCTTACTAAGCAAGGCTCTTATTAAATTGGAATCCGCTACATTTCATTCTGATCTTTTTTAGAAGAAGACCTGCAAGTATGTTATATTTAACAAACGGCAATCGTGATAAACAGCAGTGTAGTGATTTTTAGAAAAGGATGAGATTATTTTGGAAAACAACGAAACTCAGCAGGAATTTGCAGAAGTATATGAGCAGCTTAAGGTGGCTGCAAACCGAACCTCCGATTGGAAAGCGCGTCTAGCTGCGGTGAATGATCTGGGTGCATGGAAGAACCAGCAGACAATTGACTTGCTGACGCACCGAATGAATAATGATATGGTATATGCTGTTCAGGAAGCCGCTTACCACAAGCTTCAGGAATGGGGAGAAAACGTACAGCCGCCTGTGCGCAAAGAGGGTGAGCTTGTTAAGGGGCTGACGAAGATTCTGGTGCGGATTAAAAAAAGCCTGCCAGCCGACCATACCTATAACGATTTTCGCGAGAAGCTGCACAAGATGAGAGTTGATATTTATGACGCATATGAAGGTGACAAGGGTGCTGAATTTGATCAGTGGCTGGAGCAAAAATGGGCTTCGTTATCCACAAGATAATGTCTGAACCCTGTCATTGAATGTAATGCTGAGGATTATTATTGGTAATGCAAACGAAGTCTTAACAAGGATAAGGTGTTATCTTTGTTAAGGCTTTTTTAATATACATCGTTATTACGTGTTATTATCAAACGTAATGATTCCAAAGAGTGCTGGCCGTTTTCATTAATCTCTGCTAAAAAGATGCCAACAAAGGGGAACGATGAGCTAGAATAGAAAATAGAAAGCGCTATCATTATCAACTTTTCTGCAATGATTCAGGGGGAGAAGGCTTATGCGTTCAAGGTTCCAACCATTAAACACGTTGCGTAATCAGATTTTTATCGGCTTTATATTGGTGATGCTCATTATGATGAGTGTGGCGGGGGCGTTCATTTACCTCAATGTCTCTCACCTGCTAAAAGACAGCGCCGAGCGGCATATTGGTCAGACCGCAGTGCAAGCAAGCGGCAGACTGGATGCATTAATCGGCCAGATGGACAGCCTGACGGAACAAGTGGCGAATCATCCATCTGTTCAGCATATTTTGCTGGAGGAGCGCAATGGGGGCAAGGTGACTTTCGGCCAGCGTCAATCGCTACTGCAAGTGATGCATAGCTATCAGGCTTATATGCCGAGCGTTGGCTCGCTGGAGCTGTATACCGCCGAAGGGAAGATGTTGTTTCCAATTAGAGAAGGCAGTCTGGAGGACCGTATCGGACAGGCGGACATTCGGGAAGCAAATGAGATGAAAGGCAGGCTGGTCTGGATCGGCATAGATCCTGAAAACCCCCAGTCGCTGCTGGCGATTCGGCAGGTGAGCCTGGTAGATCGCTGGTTTTCACGCGGAGGATATCTGATTACCCGCATGGACCGAAGTTATTTTGGGCTAAATGGTACGTCAGCGACCAATGAAGAAGCAAATGAGACCATGCTGCTTGTAGATCGTGGAGGCGAGTTGCTATCGGGTGAACCTATGAATCAGACTAATTTGTTAGATGTATTGCACAGCAAGACACAGACGGTTCATATTGGAGAGCGCGAGTATGTGAAGGCAGTTCAGCAATCGGAACGGACAGGATGGTCGCTGCTGATCCTCATTCCAGTTAGCGTCGTCACAGACGGAATTACGGTTTTACGGACGACACTTATTATTTCGGCGTCTCTTGGTGCCGTATTGTTCCTGTTCATGTCTTTTATGTTGTCAACATTGATTACCAGACCGATAGGTCACTTGATTCAGGCCATGCGTCGTTCACGGGAAGGGGCATTGGCCCTGAATCCAGAACCGGCAGCAGCGGTTGAACTACGGGAATTAAATGCAGAGTACAACACGATGATTGTCGATATCAATGAATTGATCCATGTCATTTGCGAGAAGGAGGCTTTACAAAGCCAGACCGAGCTTAAAGCACTGCAAGCGCAGATCAACCCGCATTTTCTTTTTAACACGCTGGATGCTTTTAACTGGTCGCTACAGGAGAAGGGAGAGGAAGAACTTGCCGGGCTGATGGTGTCCATGTCGCGGCTGTTTCGTTATGTGATCGAACCGGCTCACCATGACTCTTGGGTGACACTTGGAGAAGAAATAGCACAAGTCCGTCGTTATCTGGAACTGATGGAGATGCGCCTGGGCGAACGCCTGAGCTGGCAAATTCATATGCCACCAGAGGCAGCAAGAATTCCGCTTCCTAAGCTGCTGATCCAGCCCATTTTAGAAAATGCAATCTTACATGGTGTCGAAAATCGCATCGGCAATGGCCGTGTTGAAATTCGAATCACTCCTTCGGCGAGGTTGGGCTGGACTAAGATCGAGGTAGTAGATAACGGACCTGGAATGACACAGGAGGAACTTGCAGCTGTGCGTACAGCGTTGATGGAGGGATCTGCTTGTCAGAGCAAGGGAACTGGTATGGGACTGGTTAATGTGCAGCGCAGGCTTGCTCTCTATTATGATAGCGCATCTTATCGAACGGACGGCGTGCTGATCCACAGTGCTGTGCAGGAAGGAACTGTGGTCGCTTTTGAAATTCCTGATGAATACGGGGGGCGGTAGGAATGAGTTTTTCATCCAAGACTATTGTTATTGTGGACGATGAACAAAGAACACGTCAGGGGATACATCAGACACTGGAGCAGTGGGCCTCCGGGAAATACCGAATTATGACATCGGGGAATGGCCTGGAGGCATTACATATGCTGCAAGCGGAGAGGGTTCATCTGCTGATTACAGATGTCCGTTTGCCGGAATTCAGCGGGCTGGATTTAATCCGTTCTCTGGAACGGGAGTCATATCGTCCGGCGATCATTGTGATCTCGGGATATGCGGAATTTGATTATGTCCAGCAGGCGCTTCGTCTCGGAGCCGTTAATTACTTGCTCAAGCCGATCGATAAGCAGGAGCTGCTGAATGCGGTAAATGAGGCGCTTCAGCTGGAAGAGGAGCGGCAGCGATACAAGAAGCTGGACAAGCTGGCTGACCCTGTTCTGCTGGAGCTTGACCTCCAAACGGCTACGCTTAGCGATCCGGTACGGCAAGCCTTCGCCTATATGGCGGAGCATCTACACGAGCCCATTACGATGGCGCAGACTGCGGCGCATTCACACCTGAATGCGAGCTATTTTAGTGTTTTATTTAAGGAGCAAAGTGGTTT
This window of the Paenibacillus polymyxa genome carries:
- a CDS encoding glycoside hydrolase family 5 protein, producing MKKKGFKKTFFVIASLVMGLTLYGYTPPSADAASVKGYYHTQGNKIVDESGKEAAFNGLNWFGLETPNYTLHGLWSRSMDDMLDQVKKEGYNLIRLPYSNQLFDSSSRADSIDYYKNPDLVGLTPIQIMDKLIEKAGQRGIQIILDRHRPGSGGQSELWYTSQYPESRWISDWKMLAERYKNNPTVIGADLHNEPHGQASWGTGDVSTDWRLAAQRAGNAILSVNPNWLILVEGVDHNVQGNNSQYWWGGNLTGVANYPVVLDVPNRVVYSPHDYGPGVSSQPWFNDTTFPSNLPAIWDQTWGYISKQNIAPVLVGEFGGRNVDSSSPEGKWQNVLVDYIGANNLYFTYWSLNPNSGDTGGLLLDDWVTWNRPKQDMLSRIMKPVVFVAEQAKAAAE
- a CDS encoding cupin domain-containing protein, with amino-acid sequence MFFNDQDILMDTVDSNTTRKVLAHSDQLMYVKVMFAKAQTGEILLHKHVHEQVTYVLKGSFKFMIDQGETKDVQIVKEGDSIHFPSDTLHGCIPLEDDGILLDAFTPARADFL
- a CDS encoding HEAT repeat domain-containing protein yields the protein MENNETQQEFAEVYEQLKVAANRTSDWKARLAAVNDLGAWKNQQTIDLLTHRMNNDMVYAVQEAAYHKLQEWGENVQPPVRKEGELVKGLTKILVRIKKSLPADHTYNDFREKLHKMRVDIYDAYEGDKGAEFDQWLEQKWASLSTR
- a CDS encoding cache domain-containing sensor histidine kinase codes for the protein MRSRFQPLNTLRNQIFIGFILVMLIMMSVAGAFIYLNVSHLLKDSAERHIGQTAVQASGRLDALIGQMDSLTEQVANHPSVQHILLEERNGGKVTFGQRQSLLQVMHSYQAYMPSVGSLELYTAEGKMLFPIREGSLEDRIGQADIREANEMKGRLVWIGIDPENPQSLLAIRQVSLVDRWFSRGGYLITRMDRSYFGLNGTSATNEEANETMLLVDRGGELLSGEPMNQTNLLDVLHSKTQTVHIGEREYVKAVQQSERTGWSLLILIPVSVVTDGITVLRTTLIISASLGAVLFLFMSFMLSTLITRPIGHLIQAMRRSREGALALNPEPAAAVELRELNAEYNTMIVDINELIHVICEKEALQSQTELKALQAQINPHFLFNTLDAFNWSLQEKGEEELAGLMVSMSRLFRYVIEPAHHDSWVTLGEEIAQVRRYLELMEMRLGERLSWQIHMPPEAARIPLPKLLIQPILENAILHGVENRIGNGRVEIRITPSARLGWTKIEVVDNGPGMTQEELAAVRTALMEGSACQSKGTGMGLVNVQRRLALYYDSASYRTDGVLIHSAVQEGTVVAFEIPDEYGGR
- a CDS encoding response regulator, coding for MSFSSKTIVIVDDEQRTRQGIHQTLEQWASGKYRIMTSGNGLEALHMLQAERVHLLITDVRLPEFSGLDLIRSLERESYRPAIIVISGYAEFDYVQQALRLGAVNYLLKPIDKQELLNAVNEALQLEEERQRYKKLDKLADPVLLELDLQTATLSDPVRQAFAYMAEHLHEPITMAQTAAHSHLNASYFSVLFKEQSGLSFSEYLHRLRIQRAKELLLHTQLTIAQIGERSGYRTDKYFIKVFKATEGVSPSRYRQQMRKGPENID